The Sphingomonas sanxanigenens DSM 19645 = NX02 genome includes a region encoding these proteins:
- a CDS encoding mechanosensitive ion channel family protein produces the protein MFTAAVVPAPTARVDAARQFQAMVDESVAWLGDNWLRILIALGAAALIVLLLRAARGWSARLCDRRESGNGWLRIAGATIGRTTNFFIVMAAARLVAGYAALPPLLDRTIGFLFTLAAAFQAAIWAREFILGAIERRTRSDAYHGEALLNAMGLIRLLISCVVFAIALVVVLDNLGVNVTGLVAGLGVGGIAIGLAAQGIFADLFAALAIIFDRPFRRGDNIQFGTSSGTIEEIGLKSTRIRAFSGEERIISNKSLLDKEILNTTRRNHIRVAMPMLISYRTPTAQLEKLPAMVSEIVTEQGATAARSGFGGLRDSAIGFELEVDFPGTDWGAAHAGRDRIVVALLRRFEEDGIEIGLPAQTSYIAGLPEAPAVALRTAKGATNGNLAKHHG, from the coding sequence ATGTTCACTGCCGCAGTCGTCCCCGCACCAACGGCCCGGGTGGATGCCGCGCGCCAGTTCCAGGCGATGGTGGACGAAAGCGTGGCATGGCTGGGCGACAATTGGCTGCGCATCCTGATCGCCCTTGGCGCCGCCGCGCTCATCGTGCTGCTGCTGCGCGCCGCGCGCGGCTGGAGCGCGCGACTGTGCGACCGGCGGGAAAGCGGCAATGGCTGGCTGCGCATCGCCGGCGCCACGATCGGGCGCACGACCAATTTCTTCATCGTGATGGCCGCGGCGCGGCTCGTCGCCGGCTATGCCGCCCTGCCGCCGCTGCTCGACCGCACGATCGGCTTCCTGTTCACCCTCGCGGCGGCCTTTCAGGCGGCGATCTGGGCACGCGAGTTCATTCTGGGCGCGATCGAGCGCCGCACGCGGTCCGACGCCTATCATGGCGAGGCCTTGCTCAACGCGATGGGGCTGATCCGCCTGCTGATCAGCTGCGTCGTCTTCGCGATCGCGCTGGTGGTCGTGCTCGACAATCTCGGCGTCAACGTCACCGGCCTCGTCGCGGGTCTCGGTGTCGGCGGCATCGCGATCGGCCTCGCCGCGCAGGGCATCTTCGCCGATCTGTTCGCGGCACTGGCGATCATCTTCGATCGCCCCTTCCGCCGCGGCGACAACATCCAGTTCGGCACCAGCAGCGGCACGATCGAGGAGATCGGCCTGAAATCCACCCGCATCCGCGCGTTCAGCGGCGAGGAGCGGATCATCTCCAACAAGTCGCTGCTCGACAAGGAGATTCTCAACACCACGCGGCGCAACCATATCCGGGTCGCGATGCCGATGCTGATTTCCTATCGTACGCCGACCGCGCAACTCGAGAAACTGCCGGCGATGGTCAGCGAGATCGTGACCGAACAGGGCGCGACCGCGGCGCGCTCGGGCTTCGGCGGCCTGCGCGACAGCGCGATCGGTTTCGAACTGGAGGTCGATTTCCCGGGCACCGATTGGGGCGCCGCGCATGCCGGCCGCGACAGGATCGTCGTCGCGCTGCTCCGCCGTTTCGAAGAGGATGGCATAGAGATCGGGCTGCCCGCGCAGACCAGCTACATCGCCGGGCTGCCCGAGGCGCCCGCGGTTGCGCTGCGCACCGCCAAGGGCGCGACCAATGGAAATCTCGCAAAGCATCACGGTTGA
- a CDS encoding alpha-D-glucose phosphate-specific phosphoglucomutase codes for MVQIVETVAFDDQKPGTSGLRKKVRVFQQPNYAENFVQSVFDSLEGYAGDTLVVGGDGRFLNREVIQVVLRMAAANGFGRVIVGQGGILSTPAASHVIRKYGAFGGLVLSASHNPGGPDEDFGIKYNIGNGGPAPESVTDAIHARSLTITRYKTLETPDIDLDAIGTHDVAGMAVEVIDPVADYAELMETLFDFAAIRALLGTGFTISFDAMSAVTGPYATEIFERRLGAPAGTVVNGTPLPDFGHHHPDPNLVHAKDLYDRLMQADGPDFGAASDGDGDRNLIIGKQRYVTPSDSLAVLAANAHLAPGYASGLAGIARSMPTSGAADRVAAALGIPLYETPTGWKFFGNLLDAGLATICGEESAGTGSSHVREKDGIWAVLLWLNILAARRESVAAIMADHWARYGRNYYARHDYEAIATDRANALMAKLRDSLATLAGTETPAGAVQAADDFSYTDPTDGSVSAKQGVRILFAEGSRLVFRLSGTGTQGATLRLYIERYEPAGGDLGLEPGDALAPLIAAAEQLASIREFTGMDEPSVIT; via the coding sequence TTGGTTCAGATTGTCGAGACGGTAGCGTTTGACGACCAGAAGCCGGGCACGTCGGGCCTGCGCAAGAAAGTCCGCGTGTTCCAGCAGCCGAACTATGCCGAGAATTTCGTGCAGTCGGTGTTCGACTCGCTCGAAGGCTATGCCGGCGATACGCTGGTGGTCGGCGGCGACGGGCGCTTCCTCAACCGCGAGGTGATCCAGGTCGTGCTGCGCATGGCCGCGGCCAACGGCTTCGGCCGCGTGATCGTCGGCCAGGGCGGCATTCTTTCGACCCCGGCGGCGAGCCATGTGATCCGGAAATATGGCGCCTTCGGCGGCCTCGTCCTGTCCGCCAGCCACAATCCCGGCGGGCCGGACGAGGATTTCGGGATCAAATATAATATCGGCAATGGCGGCCCCGCGCCGGAGAGCGTGACCGATGCGATCCATGCGCGCTCGCTGACCATCACCCGCTACAAGACGCTCGAGACGCCCGACATCGATCTCGACGCGATCGGCACGCACGACGTCGCCGGCATGGCGGTGGAAGTGATCGATCCGGTCGCCGACTATGCCGAACTGATGGAGACGCTGTTCGACTTCGCCGCGATCCGCGCGCTGCTCGGCACCGGCTTCACGATCAGCTTCGACGCGATGAGCGCCGTTACCGGCCCCTATGCGACCGAAATCTTCGAGCGCCGGCTGGGCGCGCCCGCCGGCACCGTCGTCAACGGCACCCCCCTGCCCGACTTCGGGCACCATCATCCCGACCCCAACCTCGTCCACGCCAAGGATCTCTACGATCGGCTGATGCAGGCGGACGGTCCCGATTTCGGCGCCGCCTCGGATGGGGACGGCGATCGCAACCTGATCATCGGCAAGCAGCGTTATGTGACGCCGTCGGACTCGCTGGCGGTGCTCGCCGCGAACGCGCATCTGGCGCCGGGCTATGCCTCCGGCCTCGCCGGCATCGCGCGCTCGATGCCGACGAGCGGCGCCGCCGACCGCGTCGCCGCCGCGCTCGGCATCCCGCTCTACGAGACCCCGACCGGCTGGAAATTCTTCGGCAACCTGCTCGATGCCGGCCTCGCGACGATCTGCGGCGAGGAAAGCGCCGGCACCGGATCCAGCCATGTCCGCGAGAAGGACGGGATCTGGGCGGTGCTGCTGTGGCTCAACATCCTCGCGGCGCGGCGGGAATCGGTCGCGGCGATCATGGCGGACCATTGGGCGCGCTACGGCCGCAACTATTACGCCCGGCACGACTATGAGGCGATCGCCACCGACCGGGCCAACGCGCTGATGGCGAAGCTGCGCGACAGTCTGGCGACGCTGGCCGGCACCGAAACGCCTGCGGGCGCGGTGCAGGCTGCCGACGATTTCAGCTATACCGACCCTACCGACGGATCGGTGAGCGCGAAGCAGGGCGTGCGCATCCTGTTCGCCGAAGGCTCGCGCCTCGTCTTCCGCCTGTCGGGCACGGGAACGCAGGGCGCGACGTTGCGGCTCTATATCGAGCGTTACGAGCCGGCGGGTGGCGATCTCGGGCTCGAGCCGGGCGACGCGCTGGCGCCGCTGATCGCTGCGGCGGAGCAGCTAGCATCGATCCGCGAATTCACCGGCATGGACGAGCCCAGCGTCATCACCTGA
- the hslU gene encoding ATP-dependent protease ATPase subunit HslU: MNDDLTPKAIVAALDAHIVGQQDAKRAVAVAMRNRWRRQKLAPELRDEVSPKNILMIGPTGCGKTEISRRLARLADAPFVKVEATKFTEVGYVGRDVEQIARDLVEEAVRLEKERRRLAVKDKAEEAAMARLLDALVGKDASEATRTAFRQRFEDGHLDEKEIEIEVSDSGGAPFEIPGMGGQVGMINLSDMMGKLTGGKAKRRKMPVSAAWAKLVEEEADKRLDEDEVSRVALADAEANGIVFLDEIDKIAVSDVRGGSVSREGVQRDLLPLIEGTTVATKYGPMKTDHVLFIASGAFHVAKPSDLLPELQGRLPIRVELKALTEADFVRILQDTRASLTEQYRALIGTEGVEVEFTDDGIAAIARIAAEVNGEVENIGARRLATVMEKLLEEVSFEAEDRRGSKVVVDRSYVETQLGAIARNTDLSKYVL; this comes from the coding sequence ATGAACGACGATCTTACCCCCAAAGCCATTGTCGCTGCGCTCGATGCGCATATTGTCGGCCAGCAGGATGCCAAGCGCGCGGTCGCTGTGGCTATGCGCAACCGCTGGCGGCGCCAGAAGTTGGCGCCCGAACTGCGCGACGAGGTGAGCCCCAAGAACATCCTGATGATCGGGCCCACCGGCTGCGGCAAGACCGAGATCAGCCGCCGCCTGGCGCGGCTGGCCGATGCGCCGTTCGTCAAGGTCGAAGCCACCAAGTTCACCGAGGTCGGCTATGTCGGCCGCGATGTGGAGCAGATCGCGCGCGATCTGGTCGAGGAAGCGGTGCGGCTCGAGAAGGAACGCCGCCGGCTGGCGGTGAAGGACAAGGCCGAAGAGGCGGCGATGGCGCGCCTGCTCGACGCGCTCGTCGGCAAGGATGCCAGCGAGGCGACGCGCACCGCCTTCCGCCAGCGCTTCGAGGACGGTCATCTCGACGAGAAGGAGATCGAGATCGAGGTCTCCGACAGTGGCGGCGCGCCGTTCGAGATCCCGGGCATGGGCGGGCAGGTCGGCATGATCAACCTGTCGGACATGATGGGCAAGCTGACCGGCGGCAAGGCGAAGCGGCGCAAGATGCCGGTTTCCGCCGCTTGGGCGAAGCTGGTGGAGGAAGAGGCCGACAAGCGGCTCGACGAGGATGAGGTGAGCCGTGTCGCGCTTGCCGACGCCGAGGCGAACGGCATCGTCTTCCTCGACGAGATCGACAAGATCGCGGTCAGCGACGTGCGCGGCGGTTCGGTGAGCCGCGAAGGCGTGCAGCGCGATCTGCTGCCGCTGATCGAGGGCACGACGGTGGCGACCAAATATGGGCCGATGAAGACGGACCATGTGCTGTTCATCGCCTCGGGCGCGTTCCACGTCGCCAAGCCCAGCGATCTTCTGCCCGAACTGCAGGGCCGCCTGCCGATCCGGGTCGAGCTGAAGGCGCTGACCGAAGCCGACTTCGTCCGCATCCTGCAGGACACGCGCGCGTCGCTGACCGAGCAGTATCGCGCGCTGATCGGCACCGAGGGCGTCGAGGTCGAGTTCACCGACGATGGCATCGCCGCGATCGCGCGTATCGCCGCCGAGGTGAATGGCGAGGTCGAGAATATCGGCGCCCGCCGCCTGGCGACGGTCATGGAAAAATTGCTGGAGGAAGTCAGCTTCGAGGCGGAGGACCGCCGCGGTTCGAAGGTGGTCGTGGACCGTTCCTATGTCGAAACGCAACTCGGCGCGATCGCGCGGAACACCGATCTCAGCAAATATGTGCTGTAA
- the hslV gene encoding ATP-dependent protease subunit HslV, with translation MSELPKWHGTTILSVRKGGKVVVVGDGQVSMGQTVMKPNARKVRRLHDGSVIGGFAGATADAFTLFERLERKLEQHHGQLLRAAVELAKDWRTDKYLRNLEAMMIVADKDVTLILTGNGDVLEPVEGIAAIGSGGNFALAGARGLNEYESDAETICRKAMKIAADLCVYTNDQLTLETLDAAA, from the coding sequence ATGAGCGAATTACCCAAATGGCACGGCACCACGATCCTCTCGGTCCGCAAGGGCGGCAAGGTCGTGGTGGTGGGCGACGGTCAGGTCTCGATGGGACAGACCGTGATGAAACCCAATGCGCGCAAGGTTCGACGGCTGCATGACGGCAGCGTGATCGGCGGTTTCGCCGGCGCGACTGCGGATGCCTTCACCTTGTTCGAGCGGCTGGAGCGCAAGCTGGAGCAGCATCATGGCCAGCTGCTGCGCGCCGCGGTCGAACTCGCCAAGGACTGGCGGACGGACAAATATCTCCGCAACCTCGAAGCGATGATGATCGTCGCCGACAAGGATGTGACCTTGATCCTTACCGGCAATGGCGACGTGCTCGAACCCGTCGAGGGCATCGCCGCGATCGGATCGGGCGGCAATTTCGCGCTGGCTGGCGCGCGCGGGCTCAACGAATATGAAAGCGATGCCGAGACGATCTGCCGCAAGGCGATGAAGATCGCCGCCGACCTGTGCGTCTACACCAACGACCAGCTCACGCTCGAAACCCTCGACGCCGCGGCCTGA
- the metC gene encoding cystathionine beta-lyase: MTDGNDAKRRLPTQLVGAGRRSEWTQGIVNVPVWRASTILYEDMAAMGAVGDDTHHRLYYGRRGTPTQWSLADALTQLEPGAAGTLLYPSGVAAVTMALLSVLAPGDELLMVDSTYGPTRAFCARQLKTFGITTRYYDPTIGAGIAELIGERTRAVFMESPGSLTFEVQDVPAIVAAAKARGLVTLLDNTWATPLFFPAMAHGIDLTILACTKYVVGHSDVMLGSVTAAPDRWENLRATTYGFGQCVSPDDAYLGARGLRTMDVRLARHHDNGLKVARWLAEQPEVTRVLHPALPDCLGHELWVRDFKGASGLFAFELDGGDETERAALIDALELFGIGYSWGGFESLAVPADPVRTAAKWEGAGLLVRLHVGLEDADDLIADLAGGLAAFRTARG; this comes from the coding sequence ATGACCGACGGCAATGATGCGAAGCGTCGCCTGCCCACGCAACTGGTAGGGGCGGGGCGCCGCAGCGAGTGGACGCAGGGGATCGTCAATGTGCCGGTGTGGCGCGCCTCGACGATCCTCTACGAGGATATGGCCGCGATGGGCGCGGTGGGCGACGATACCCACCACCGCCTCTATTACGGCCGGCGCGGCACGCCGACGCAATGGTCGCTGGCGGACGCGCTGACGCAGCTCGAGCCCGGCGCTGCCGGCACCTTGCTCTACCCGTCGGGCGTGGCGGCGGTGACGATGGCGCTGCTCAGCGTGCTCGCGCCCGGCGACGAACTGCTGATGGTCGACAGCACCTATGGCCCGACCCGCGCCTTCTGCGCCAGGCAGCTCAAGACGTTCGGCATCACCACACGCTATTATGATCCGACGATCGGCGCGGGCATCGCCGAACTGATCGGCGAGCGCACCCGCGCGGTGTTCATGGAGAGCCCCGGCAGCCTGACCTTCGAGGTGCAGGATGTGCCGGCGATCGTCGCCGCGGCGAAAGCGCGCGGGCTGGTGACATTGCTCGACAACACCTGGGCGACGCCGCTGTTCTTCCCGGCGATGGCGCATGGCATCGACCTCACCATCCTCGCCTGCACCAAATATGTCGTCGGCCACAGCGACGTGATGCTGGGCTCGGTGACGGCGGCACCCGACCGTTGGGAAAATCTGCGCGCGACCACCTATGGCTTCGGCCAGTGCGTCAGCCCCGACGATGCCTATCTCGGCGCGCGCGGGCTGCGCACGATGGATGTGCGGCTGGCGCGGCATCACGACAATGGGCTGAAGGTCGCGCGCTGGCTGGCGGAGCAGCCCGAGGTGACGCGTGTGCTTCACCCCGCGCTGCCCGACTGCCTGGGCCACGAACTGTGGGTGCGCGACTTCAAGGGGGCGTCGGGGCTGTTCGCGTTCGAGCTCGACGGCGGCGACGAGACCGAGCGCGCGGCGCTGATCGATGCGCTGGAGCTGTTCGGCATCGGCTATAGCTGGGGCGGGTTCGAGAGCCTGGCGGTGCCCGCCGATCCCGTGCGCACCGCCGCGAAATGGGAGGGCGCGGGGCTACTGGTGCGGCTGCATGTCGGGCTGGAGGATGCGGACGACCTGATCGCCGATCTCGCCGGCGGGCTCGCCGCGTTCCGCACCGCGCGGGGCTGA
- the sseA gene encoding 3-mercaptopyruvate sulfurtransferase — translation MDALVSTEWLAGEIGAPDLRIVDATLVLPEAGRDPAAEFEAEHIPGAVYFNLAELRDTNDPLPSMLPPAEKFASRMQALGLGDGSRIVVYDNSPWKTAARAWWMLKIFGSHDVAILDGGLPKWKAEGRALESGKPSVRHRHFTVWQDETAARTKADLLANLGHEVNEVVDARSSSRFTGEEPETRADVASGHIPGSKNLPYSRLFNADGTWKQGDALRAAFTDAGVNLDKPMITTCGSGITAAVVLFGAHLLGKTDVGLYDGSWSEWGADPATPKATGAA, via the coding sequence ATGGACGCGCTTGTTTCCACCGAATGGCTTGCCGGAGAGATCGGGGCGCCGGACCTCAGGATCGTCGATGCGACCCTCGTGCTGCCGGAGGCCGGCCGCGATCCCGCCGCCGAATTCGAGGCGGAGCATATTCCGGGCGCGGTCTATTTCAACCTCGCGGAACTGCGCGATACCAACGATCCGCTGCCTTCGATGCTGCCGCCGGCCGAGAAGTTCGCCAGCCGCATGCAGGCGCTGGGGCTGGGCGACGGCAGCCGCATCGTCGTCTACGACAACAGCCCCTGGAAAACCGCGGCGCGCGCCTGGTGGATGCTCAAGATCTTCGGTTCGCACGATGTCGCCATCCTCGATGGTGGCCTCCCGAAGTGGAAGGCCGAAGGGCGCGCGCTGGAAAGCGGCAAGCCGTCGGTCCGCCATCGCCACTTCACGGTCTGGCAGGACGAGACGGCGGCGCGCACCAAGGCGGATCTGCTCGCCAATCTCGGCCATGAGGTGAACGAGGTGGTCGACGCTCGCAGTTCCAGCCGCTTCACCGGCGAGGAGCCGGAAACGCGCGCGGACGTCGCCTCCGGCCACATCCCGGGCTCCAAGAACCTGCCCTACAGCCGGCTGTTCAACGCCGACGGCACCTGGAAGCAGGGCGACGCGCTGCGCGCCGCCTTCACCGACGCGGGCGTGAACCTCGACAAGCCGATGATCACCACGTGCGGCAGCGGCATCACCGCCGCGGTCGTGCTGTTCGGCGCGCATCTGCTCGGCAAGACCGATGTCGGCCTTTATGACGGTAGCTGGTCCGAATGGGGTGCCGACCCCGCGACGCCGAAGGCGACCGGCGCTGCATGA
- the queF gene encoding preQ(1) synthase, translated as MQTTHLGQTSMLPHSPEAATLDYVPNPRPGRPYLVRFTAPEFTSLCPVTGQPDFAHLVIDYAPAETIVESKSLKLFLGAFRNHAAFHEDCTVGIGERLFTEMKPVWLRIGGYWYPRGGIPIDVFWQSGAPPQGMWLPPQDVPGYRGRG; from the coding sequence ATGCAGACCACCCATCTCGGGCAGACGTCGATGCTTCCGCACAGCCCGGAAGCCGCGACGCTCGACTATGTCCCCAATCCGCGGCCCGGCCGCCCCTATCTGGTGCGCTTCACCGCACCCGAATTCACCTCGCTGTGCCCGGTCACCGGCCAGCCCGATTTCGCGCATCTCGTGATCGACTATGCCCCGGCTGAAACGATCGTCGAATCGAAGTCGCTCAAGCTGTTCCTCGGCGCGTTCCGCAATCATGCGGCGTTCCACGAGGATTGCACCGTCGGCATCGGCGAGCGGCTGTTCACCGAGATGAAGCCGGTCTGGCTGCGCATCGGCGGCTATTGGTATCCGCGCGGCGGCATTCCGATCGACGTGTTCTGGCAATCGGGCGCGCCGCCGCAGGGGATGTGGCTGCCGCCGCAGGACGTGCCGGGCTATCGCGGCCGGGGCTGA
- a CDS encoding YggT family protein produces the protein MPLILDILQYLINIVWWIIVIQAILSWLVAFNVINTSNDFIRQLLYALDRLTEPLYRPIRRILPDLGALDLSPLVVLIILAILSMAINRAYFML, from the coding sequence ATGCCGCTCATTCTCGATATTCTCCAGTATCTGATCAACATCGTCTGGTGGATCATCGTCATCCAGGCGATCCTGTCATGGCTGGTCGCCTTCAACGTGATCAACACCAGCAACGACTTCATCCGCCAGTTGCTCTACGCGCTGGATCGGCTGACCGAGCCGCTCTACCGCCCGATCCGGCGGATCTTGCCGGATCTGGGCGCGCTCGACCTGTCGCCGCTGGTCGTGCTGATCATTCTTGCGATCCTCAGCATGGCGATCAACCGCGCCTACTTCATGCTATGA